In the genome of Hymenobacter sp. DG25B, one region contains:
- a CDS encoding Fic family protein — protein sequence MTWTEIERLTELVQELPPVRQQSSQQLSQVMVSAHSTMIEGSRVTVLEAMDFLLGEAPVLGPGKPLEGYDMLGDHARALDLALERADARQLPGPAFLRELAAAVMRSTGRLTNTALGTVDPTQGDLRRNNVFIVGASSFPNAQKVPALVAALVGELRERMPAAATLREQLELAFEAHQRLVSIHPFNDGNGRTSRLLMNYVQRYYGQPLTIVFREDRQAYFEALEQSRVAEDLAVFMDFMRGQHRKSLTYQLSASVPRI from the coding sequence ATGACCTGGACCGAGATTGAGCGCCTGACCGAGCTGGTGCAGGAGCTGCCCCCGGTGCGCCAGCAATCCAGCCAGCAGCTCAGCCAGGTGATGGTTTCGGCCCACTCCACCATGATTGAGGGCTCCCGCGTGACGGTGCTCGAAGCCATGGATTTTCTCCTGGGCGAGGCCCCCGTGCTGGGACCGGGCAAGCCGCTGGAGGGCTACGACATGCTGGGCGACCATGCCCGCGCCCTCGACCTTGCGTTGGAGCGAGCCGACGCGCGGCAGCTGCCCGGCCCGGCCTTCCTGCGGGAGCTGGCGGCGGCTGTCATGCGCAGCACCGGCCGGCTCACCAATACGGCCCTGGGCACCGTGGACCCCACGCAGGGCGACCTGCGCCGCAACAACGTGTTCATCGTCGGGGCCAGCTCGTTTCCCAACGCGCAAAAGGTGCCGGCCCTGGTCGCGGCCCTGGTCGGGGAGCTGCGCGAGCGGATGCCCGCGGCGGCCACCCTGCGCGAGCAGCTGGAGCTGGCCTTTGAAGCCCACCAGCGGCTGGTGAGCATTCACCCCTTCAACGACGGCAACGGGCGCACCTCCCGGCTGCTCATGAACTACGTGCAGCGCTACTACGGCCAGCCGCTGACCATCGTGTTCCGCGAGGACCGCCAGGCGTATTTCGAGGCCTTGGAGCAGAGCCGGGTAGCGGAGGACCTGGCGGTGTTTATGGACTTCATGCGGGGTCAGCACAGAAAATCCCTGACGTATCAGCTGTCCGCATCGGTTCCCCGTATCTAG
- a CDS encoding efflux RND transporter periplasmic adaptor subunit, translated as MNGVLDVPPENLVSVSAPLGGFVDRTDLLQGSRVRAGQVLAVIRNPDFVQLQQDYLETRSQLKLARAEYERQGELYRQEVAPQKNFQRAQAEYEALQVKTNAQAARLRLAGLPIGGAIVSTATLRAPKGGFVKAVNVSIGQSVTPTDVLFEIVNPEHLHVELTVFEKDIPQVKENQLVRFSLGNDSLSRERTAHVYLISKTISDERTVRVHAHLDREDEQLLPGTFVRAVIETNRVTVPTLPEKAVVQYGAQSYVFVAADSAAAAGRATYRLVPVTRGVSEDGYTEFHLPTAEQGKPLRFVVEGAYALLGKLKNAEEEE; from the coding sequence GTGAACGGCGTGCTCGACGTGCCGCCCGAAAACCTGGTATCGGTCAGCGCCCCGCTCGGCGGCTTCGTGGACCGGACCGACCTGCTGCAGGGCTCGCGGGTGCGCGCCGGCCAGGTGCTGGCCGTCATCCGCAACCCCGATTTCGTGCAGCTCCAGCAGGACTACCTCGAAACCCGCAGCCAGCTCAAGCTGGCCCGCGCCGAGTACGAGCGGCAGGGCGAGTTGTACCGGCAGGAGGTCGCGCCTCAGAAGAACTTTCAGCGCGCCCAGGCCGAATACGAGGCCCTGCAAGTGAAAACCAATGCCCAGGCCGCCCGCCTGCGCCTGGCCGGCCTGCCCATCGGCGGGGCCATCGTGAGCACGGCCACGCTGCGCGCGCCCAAGGGCGGCTTCGTGAAGGCCGTGAACGTGAGCATCGGTCAGAGCGTGACCCCTACCGACGTGCTGTTTGAAATTGTGAACCCCGAGCACCTGCACGTCGAGCTGACGGTGTTTGAAAAGGACATTCCGCAGGTGAAGGAAAATCAGCTCGTGCGCTTTTCGCTGGGCAACGACTCGCTCAGCCGCGAGCGCACGGCCCATGTGTACCTCATCAGCAAAACCATCAGCGACGAGCGCACCGTGCGCGTGCACGCCCACCTGGACCGCGAGGATGAGCAACTGCTGCCGGGCACCTTCGTGCGGGCCGTCATCGAAACCAACCGCGTGACCGTGCCCACACTGCCCGAAAAAGCGGTGGTGCAGTACGGGGCCCAATCCTACGTATTCGTGGCCGCCGATTCGGCCGCCGCGGCCGGCCGGGCCACCTACCGCCTCGTGCCCGTGACGCGGGGCGTGAGCGAAGACGGCTACACCGAATTCCACCTGCCGACGGCCGAACAGGGTAAACCGCTGCGCTTTGTCGTAGAGGGCGCTTACGCCCTGCTGGGCAAGCTCAAAAACGCCGAGGAGGAAGAATAA
- a CDS encoding DUF6660 family protein: MRLLALFFAFYFACLSCLSCTDEATVCKDQQQTTVAASHSDCGAGALGDWCSPLCQCHCCGGAVMPLPLANQVAYSPPTEWATSPRHGRLVVAAPTRALGSVWQPPQA; encoded by the coding sequence ATGCGCCTGCTAGCCCTGTTTTTTGCTTTTTACTTTGCCTGCCTCTCGTGCCTTTCCTGCACGGACGAGGCGACCGTGTGCAAAGACCAGCAGCAGACAACCGTGGCCGCTTCGCACTCCGATTGCGGGGCCGGCGCGCTGGGCGACTGGTGCTCGCCGCTGTGCCAGTGCCACTGCTGCGGCGGGGCCGTAATGCCCCTGCCCCTGGCAAACCAGGTGGCGTATTCGCCGCCCACTGAGTGGGCTACCAGCCCCCGGCACGGCCGGCTGGTCGTGGCCGCCCCAACACGGGCGCTCGGGTCCGTGTGGCAGCCGCCCCAGGCCTAA
- a CDS encoding ArdC family protein, whose amino-acid sequence MKKPAPFAPRPDVYEIITNRIILALENGVTPWKQPWNAAHGAPRNYRSKHVYQGVNALLLGMLEYEHPYFLTYNQAKELGGQVRRGEKGMPVVFFTVTKKDDGKGEEKKKAFLKYSTVFNVAQIDGVAWTFPELPSREHTPEQAAEQVLAGYAGGPRVLHKGSEAMYRTSVDTVTMPEASNFHTAEDYYHTLFHELTHSTGHAKRLDRATLTELAAFGSETYAKEELVAELGASFLSHAAGLDLTRTEPSSASYIANWLQALRNDKQLIISAASQGQKAANHILGIVPSYEAEEVPGTEATPQ is encoded by the coding sequence ATGAAAAAGCCCGCTCCTTTCGCTCCCCGCCCCGACGTATACGAAATCATCACCAACCGCATTATTCTGGCGTTGGAGAACGGCGTGACCCCGTGGAAGCAGCCGTGGAATGCCGCCCACGGCGCGCCCCGCAACTACCGCAGCAAGCACGTGTATCAGGGCGTGAATGCCCTGCTGCTGGGGATGCTGGAGTATGAGCACCCGTATTTCCTGACCTACAACCAAGCCAAGGAGCTGGGCGGGCAGGTGCGCCGGGGCGAGAAGGGCATGCCGGTGGTGTTCTTCACCGTGACCAAGAAGGACGACGGCAAGGGCGAAGAGAAGAAAAAGGCGTTTTTGAAATACTCCACGGTGTTCAACGTGGCCCAGATTGACGGCGTGGCGTGGACGTTCCCCGAGCTGCCCAGCCGCGAGCACACGCCCGAGCAGGCCGCCGAGCAGGTGCTGGCCGGCTACGCGGGTGGCCCCCGGGTGCTGCACAAGGGCAGCGAAGCCATGTACCGCACCAGCGTCGACACGGTGACCATGCCCGAGGCCAGCAACTTCCACACGGCCGAAGACTATTACCACACCCTGTTTCACGAGCTGACCCACTCCACCGGCCACGCCAAGCGGCTGGACCGGGCCACGCTCACCGAATTAGCCGCCTTTGGCAGTGAAACCTACGCCAAGGAGGAGCTGGTGGCCGAGTTGGGGGCCTCGTTCCTGAGCCACGCGGCCGGGTTGGACCTGACCCGCACCGAGCCCAGCAGTGCCAGCTATATCGCCAACTGGCTGCAAGCCCTGCGCAACGACAAACAGCTGATAATTTCCGCCGCCAGCCAAGGCCAGAAAGCCGCCAACCACATTCTGGGCATCGTGCCCAGCTACGAAGCGGAGGAAGTCCCCGGCACCGAAGCCACTCCGCAGTAA
- a CDS encoding YnfA family protein → MLHLLKPLLIFFLAGLCEIGGGYLMWQWLKSDRPGWMGVVGAVLLMLYGWIATWQPTSFGKTYAVYGGIFIVMSIAWAWYFDGFRPDRFDVIGGVVCFVGIGIILFWPRA, encoded by the coding sequence ATGCTCCACCTGCTCAAACCGCTGCTGATTTTCTTCCTCGCCGGCCTCTGCGAAATCGGGGGCGGCTACCTCATGTGGCAGTGGCTCAAATCGGACCGCCCCGGCTGGATGGGGGTCGTGGGGGCGGTATTGCTCATGCTCTACGGCTGGATAGCGACCTGGCAGCCCACCTCGTTTGGCAAAACCTACGCCGTGTACGGCGGCATTTTCATTGTCATGTCCATCGCGTGGGCCTGGTACTTCGACGGCTTCCGGCCCGACCGCTTCGATGTCATCGGCGGGGTAGTCTGCTTCGTGGGCATTGGCATCATCCTGTTCTGGCCCCGTGCCTGA
- a CDS encoding DUF305 domain-containing protein — protein sequence MTFPPFFLVLLLVGSGAISGCSSRHDTDEHEQEVHAGAKPKPAPVAAPPALGDTLRLLAQQLDTVRRLGCWDEDFARLMSVHHGGAQRLAAVEVAQGQDSTLRALAQHVLKGHERDNHVLTLALTRQPPAGQEYRPGNDRDPFVRRITAALAPLRQPPPLPGTLDADFATIMQVHHQTGVALAQTELAYGKDAEVRNAAQQIVRDEQAEIKQYQRWLKTHAATSIH from the coding sequence ATGACGTTCCCACCCTTTTTTCTGGTCCTGCTGCTCGTGGGTAGCGGGGCCATCAGCGGCTGCAGCTCCCGGCATGACACCGATGAGCACGAGCAGGAAGTGCACGCTGGCGCGAAGCCCAAACCCGCTCCCGTGGCCGCGCCCCCAGCCCTGGGCGACACCTTGCGGCTACTCGCGCAGCAGCTCGATACGGTGCGCCGCCTCGGGTGCTGGGACGAGGACTTTGCCCGCCTGATGAGCGTGCACCACGGCGGGGCCCAGCGACTGGCGGCGGTGGAAGTGGCGCAAGGCCAGGACTCTACCCTGCGCGCCTTGGCTCAGCACGTGCTCAAGGGGCATGAGCGCGACAACCACGTGCTGACGCTGGCCCTCACCCGGCAGCCGCCGGCCGGCCAGGAGTACCGGCCGGGCAACGACAGGGACCCGTTTGTGCGCCGCATCACGGCCGCGCTGGCTCCCCTCCGCCAGCCGCCGCCCCTGCCTGGCACCCTTGATGCTGATTTTGCCACGATTATGCAGGTGCATCACCAAACAGGGGTGGCCCTGGCCCAAACCGAGCTGGCCTATGGCAAGGACGCGGAAGTGAGAAACGCCGCGCAGCAGATTGTGCGCGACGAGCAAGCCGAAATCAAGCAGTATCAGCGCTGGCTCAAGACCCACGCGGCAACCTCTATCCATTAA
- a CDS encoding heavy metal translocating P-type ATPase — protein MPDPSSDQLSEELNTAKQVQPENVGALSRDQLTPEAAAAPQGHDVPGHDHADEENHAGHDHDPGELDLDDDGHDHGPAEPNPYLVPGISFALLLAGIALDYYKVGFFSGYVRLAWYGLAFVLVGWKVVKAAVLSIPSGNIFNEFLLMSIATIGAFAIGEYPEGVAVMLFYTVGELFQDAAVNRAKRSIKALLEIQATEVTVVRNGQSMVLDPKAVQVGDVMEVKPGEKVALDGTLNTTAANFNTAALTGESAPQTKQPGEAVLAGMINLESLIQVTVTAAFQDTKLSKILAMVQDAVGRKAKTQQFITKFAKIYTPIVVGLAVLLIVVPYFVVSDYVFRDWLYRALVFLVISCPCALVISIPLGYFGGIGAASKAGILFKGSNFLDVLREIDTVVMDKTGTLTQGVFAVQQVQPAAGTTPEQLLRLVGALETKSTHPIAKAVVAHVGAAAAGVSVDNVEEIAGHGLRGKVDGRDVLAGNTKLLVKFTVAYPPEVDQVVDSIVVAAVDGQYAGYLTVADAPKEDAARAVQELKADGISKVVMLSGDKDSIVQRVAKELGITEAHGGLLPEDKARYVQQYLTEGRKLAFVGDGVNDAPVVALADVGIAMGGLGSDATIETADVVIQTDHPSKIATARRIARATHNVVWQNIWLAFIVKGIVLALGAGGVATMWEAVFADVGVALLAILNAVRIQRMDFTSKAASAKT, from the coding sequence ATGCCTGACCCATCATCCGACCAACTCAGCGAGGAGCTGAACACCGCCAAGCAGGTGCAGCCCGAGAACGTGGGCGCACTCAGCCGCGACCAGCTCACGCCCGAAGCCGCCGCCGCGCCCCAGGGCCACGACGTGCCGGGCCACGACCACGCCGACGAGGAGAACCACGCCGGCCATGACCACGACCCCGGTGAGCTGGACCTCGACGACGACGGGCACGACCACGGCCCGGCGGAACCAAACCCCTACCTGGTGCCGGGCATCAGCTTTGCGCTGCTGCTGGCCGGCATCGCGCTGGACTACTATAAAGTCGGCTTTTTCAGCGGCTACGTGCGCCTGGCCTGGTACGGGCTGGCCTTCGTGCTGGTGGGCTGGAAGGTCGTCAAAGCCGCCGTGCTCAGCATTCCCAGCGGCAACATCTTCAACGAGTTTCTGCTGATGAGCATCGCCACCATCGGGGCCTTTGCCATTGGTGAGTACCCGGAGGGCGTGGCCGTGATGCTATTCTACACCGTGGGCGAGTTGTTTCAGGACGCGGCTGTGAACCGCGCCAAGCGCAGCATCAAGGCCCTGCTCGAAATTCAGGCCACCGAAGTGACGGTGGTGCGCAACGGGCAAAGCATGGTGCTCGACCCCAAAGCGGTGCAGGTGGGCGACGTAATGGAAGTAAAGCCCGGCGAGAAAGTAGCCCTCGACGGCACGCTGAACACCACGGCGGCCAACTTCAACACGGCCGCGCTCACCGGCGAGTCGGCCCCGCAAACCAAGCAGCCGGGCGAGGCCGTGCTGGCCGGCATGATTAACCTGGAATCCCTGATTCAGGTGACCGTGACGGCGGCTTTCCAGGACACCAAGCTCTCGAAAATCCTAGCCATGGTGCAGGACGCCGTGGGCCGCAAGGCCAAGACCCAGCAGTTCATCACCAAGTTTGCCAAAATCTACACGCCCATCGTCGTGGGGCTGGCCGTGCTGCTTATCGTGGTGCCCTACTTCGTGGTGAGCGACTACGTGTTCCGCGACTGGCTGTACCGGGCGCTGGTGTTTCTGGTCATTTCCTGCCCCTGTGCGCTGGTTATCAGCATTCCGCTGGGCTACTTCGGCGGCATTGGCGCGGCTTCCAAAGCCGGCATCCTGTTCAAGGGCTCCAACTTCCTGGACGTGCTGCGCGAAATTGATACCGTAGTGATGGACAAGACCGGCACGCTCACCCAAGGCGTGTTTGCCGTGCAGCAGGTGCAGCCGGCGGCCGGCACCACCCCCGAGCAGCTGTTGCGCCTGGTGGGGGCGCTGGAAACCAAATCGACGCACCCCATCGCCAAGGCGGTGGTGGCCCACGTCGGGGCGGCTGCGGCGGGCGTTTCCGTCGATAACGTGGAAGAAATCGCCGGCCACGGCCTGCGCGGCAAGGTGGACGGCCGCGACGTGCTGGCGGGCAACACCAAGCTGCTGGTCAAGTTCACCGTGGCCTACCCGCCCGAGGTCGACCAAGTGGTGGACAGCATCGTGGTGGCAGCCGTGGACGGTCAATACGCCGGCTACCTCACCGTGGCCGACGCCCCGAAAGAGGACGCGGCCCGCGCCGTGCAGGAGCTGAAAGCCGATGGCATCAGTAAGGTGGTTATGCTTTCCGGCGACAAGGACAGCATCGTGCAGCGGGTGGCCAAAGAGCTGGGCATCACCGAAGCCCACGGCGGGCTGCTGCCCGAAGACAAAGCCAGGTACGTGCAGCAATACCTCACCGAGGGCCGTAAGCTGGCCTTCGTGGGCGACGGGGTGAACGATGCCCCGGTGGTAGCCCTGGCCGACGTGGGCATTGCCATGGGTGGGCTGGGCTCGGATGCCACCATTGAAACCGCCGACGTGGTCATTCAGACCGACCACCCCAGCAAGATTGCCACCGCCCGGCGCATTGCCCGCGCCACCCACAACGTGGTGTGGCAGAACATCTGGCTCGCCTTTATCGTGAAGGGAATCGTGCTGGCGCTGGGGGCCGGCGGTGTGGCCACCATGTGGGAAGCCGTTTTTGCCGATGTGGGGGTAGCCCTGCTGGCCATCCTCAACGCCGTGCGCATTCAGCGCATGGACTTCACCAGCAAAGCAGCAAGCGCCAAAACATAG
- a CDS encoding CusA/CzcA family heavy metal efflux RND transporter produces the protein MFDRLIHFSIHNKLIIGLLTLALVAWGGYSLSRLPIDALPDITSNQVVVYTVAPSLAAQEIERLVSFPVEQAMATIPGQVEVRSFSRFGLSVVTVVFEDQTDIYWARTQVSQRLQEAESQIPAGTGRPELAPLSTGLGEVYQYLVRAKPGYEKKYNATELRTIQDWIVRRQLLGTPGVADVSSFGGLLKQYEVALDPERLRSLGVTVNEVYQAVASNNQNAGGAYLDQNPTAAFIRTEGLATSPADIGNIVIRSTSTGLPVLVRDVAEVRYGAAVRYGAMTLNDQGEVTGGLVLMLKGANAAEVIQDVQKRMATIRKTLPEGVSVEPFLDRSNLVDRAIHTVSKNLLEGALIVVFVLVLFLGNWRAGLVVASVIPLAMLFAVSMMRLFGVSGNLMSLGAIDFGLIVDGAVIIVEAIIHRLHGGQLQVPGNRLSTEQMNEETYHAASKIRSSAAFGEIIILIVYLPLLALAGIEGKMFRPMAETVAFAILGAFILSLTYVPMMSALALSRSTENNKTFSDRMMAFYTRLYHPLLKGALRHQAAVLLTAAGLLVGGFFLFRTLGGEFIPTLTEGDFAVEMRVLTGSSLSYTIEQAQKAGGILKKQFPEVKEVVAKIGAGEIPTDPMPVEAADVMVILKDQKEWTSAPNREELADKMAKALSVMPGVTFGFQQPIQMRFNELISGAKQDVVLKIYGEDLQQLADYAQQAGRLVRQVKGAEDVYVEQVTGLPQIVVALDRNRLAQFGLNVSDVNRTVQTAFAGETAGQVFEQERRFDLVLRLRQDLRKDINSVRRLFIAAPNGRQVPLEQVATVELREGPNQIQRDDAKRRISVAFNVRGRDVETVVEELQGKIDRQLKFAPGYYTTYGGQFENLRQATDRLSVAVPVALVLIFVLLFFTFRSFKQSVMIFTAIPLSAIGGIAALWLRGMPFSISAGVGFIALFGVAVLNGIVLIGYFNQLKAEGVNDLMERILRGTEVRLRPVLMTATVASLGFLPMALATSAGAEVQRPLATVVIGGLVSATLLTLLVLPVLYALSERVKAGGPPEEPQPTATLAAPAKSLPVAPVLLLLLLGLPLPGRAQGPLTAAQAVSQALQTNGTVLAGQRALEAQQAIRRTAYDFGRTTLTGSYGQYNSLNRDNQFTLTQSLALPGVYRSAAGLADSRIAGQQAQLQQVQAELRRQVRLSYEQAVHARHRLRVLRGQDSLYSEFLRSANLRFKTGEAARLEPATALVQQGEVRTQLRAARIDFRVAQRQLQALLQVPAAVALADSVLRPLALLGAAQLADTTAPARADTLLQRTNPQARVLAQQVAERRAETRVAQAAGLPEFTVGYFNQSIIGYQRLDAAGTERYFGGGARFQGVQAGVAVPLWRRPQKARVQAARLQEQVAQAGYERYRAELAGQLDELLLRRSEQQQRLAYFESTALPQATIITRLSTIAYKAGETGYSEYLLNLERTRRLRLDYLDALLQHNQTIIELEYLLGSQ, from the coding sequence ATGTTCGACCGGCTGATTCATTTTTCCATTCACAACAAGCTCATCATCGGGCTGCTGACCCTGGCCCTGGTGGCCTGGGGCGGCTACTCGCTCAGTCGGCTGCCGATTGACGCGCTGCCCGATATTACCAGCAACCAGGTCGTGGTCTACACGGTGGCCCCCTCCCTGGCCGCCCAGGAGATTGAGCGGCTGGTGTCCTTTCCGGTGGAGCAGGCCATGGCCACCATTCCCGGGCAGGTCGAGGTGCGTTCCTTCTCGCGGTTTGGCCTTTCGGTGGTCACCGTCGTATTCGAGGACCAGACCGACATTTACTGGGCCCGCACGCAAGTCTCGCAGCGGCTGCAGGAGGCCGAAAGCCAGATTCCGGCCGGCACGGGCCGCCCCGAGCTGGCCCCGCTCAGCACCGGCCTGGGCGAGGTTTACCAGTACCTGGTGCGCGCCAAGCCCGGCTACGAAAAGAAGTACAACGCAACCGAGCTGCGCACCATTCAGGACTGGATAGTGCGCCGGCAGCTGCTGGGCACGCCCGGCGTGGCCGACGTGAGCAGCTTCGGCGGGCTGCTCAAGCAGTACGAAGTGGCTCTGGACCCCGAGCGGCTGCGCTCGCTGGGTGTGACCGTCAACGAGGTGTACCAGGCCGTAGCCAGCAACAACCAGAACGCCGGCGGAGCCTACCTCGACCAGAACCCCACGGCCGCCTTTATCCGCACCGAGGGCCTGGCCACCTCGCCCGCCGACATCGGCAACATCGTCATCCGCAGCACGAGCACCGGCCTGCCCGTGCTGGTGCGCGACGTGGCCGAGGTGCGCTACGGCGCGGCCGTGCGCTACGGGGCCATGACCCTCAACGACCAGGGCGAAGTCACCGGCGGGCTGGTGCTCATGCTCAAAGGGGCCAACGCGGCCGAAGTCATTCAGGACGTGCAGAAGCGGATGGCCACCATCCGCAAAACCCTGCCCGAGGGCGTGAGCGTGGAGCCCTTCCTCGACCGCTCCAACCTGGTGGACCGCGCCATCCACACCGTAAGCAAAAACCTGCTGGAAGGGGCCCTGATTGTGGTGTTCGTGCTGGTGCTGTTTCTGGGCAACTGGAGGGCCGGGCTGGTCGTGGCCTCGGTTATTCCGCTGGCCATGCTCTTTGCCGTAAGCATGATGCGCCTGTTCGGCGTGTCGGGCAATCTGATGAGCCTCGGGGCCATCGACTTCGGGCTGATTGTGGACGGGGCCGTCATCATCGTCGAGGCCATCATTCACCGCCTGCACGGCGGGCAGCTGCAGGTGCCAGGCAACCGCCTCAGCACCGAACAGATGAACGAGGAAACCTACCACGCGGCCAGCAAAATCCGCTCCTCGGCCGCCTTCGGGGAAATCATCATTCTCATCGTGTACCTGCCGCTGCTGGCCCTGGCCGGCATCGAGGGCAAGATGTTCCGGCCCATGGCCGAAACCGTGGCCTTCGCCATTCTCGGGGCTTTTATCCTGTCTCTGACTTACGTGCCGATGATGTCGGCGCTGGCTCTGAGCCGGTCGACGGAAAACAACAAGACCTTTTCCGACCGGATGATGGCCTTCTACACCCGCCTCTATCACCCGCTGCTCAAGGGGGCGCTACGCCACCAGGCAGCGGTGCTGCTCACGGCGGCGGGCCTGCTGGTGGGCGGCTTTTTCCTGTTTCGCACCCTGGGCGGCGAGTTCATCCCGACCCTGACCGAAGGGGACTTTGCGGTGGAGATGCGGGTGCTGACCGGTTCCTCGCTGAGCTACACCATCGAGCAGGCCCAAAAGGCCGGCGGCATTCTCAAAAAGCAGTTTCCCGAGGTCAAGGAAGTAGTCGCCAAAATCGGGGCCGGCGAGATTCCCACCGACCCCATGCCGGTGGAAGCGGCCGATGTGATGGTCATTCTCAAGGACCAGAAGGAATGGACCTCCGCCCCTAACCGCGAGGAGCTGGCCGATAAGATGGCGAAGGCGCTGAGCGTGATGCCGGGCGTCACGTTCGGCTTCCAGCAGCCCATCCAGATGCGCTTTAACGAGCTGATTTCGGGGGCCAAGCAGGACGTGGTGCTCAAGATTTACGGGGAGGACCTCCAGCAGCTGGCCGACTACGCCCAGCAGGCCGGGCGGCTCGTGCGCCAGGTGAAGGGGGCCGAAGACGTGTACGTGGAGCAGGTAACGGGCCTGCCCCAGATTGTGGTGGCGCTCGACCGCAACCGCCTCGCCCAGTTCGGGCTCAACGTCTCGGACGTGAACCGCACCGTGCAAACGGCCTTCGCCGGCGAAACCGCGGGTCAGGTGTTCGAGCAGGAGCGTCGGTTTGATTTGGTGCTACGCCTGCGCCAGGATTTGCGCAAGGATATCAACAGCGTGCGCCGCCTGTTCATCGCCGCCCCCAACGGCCGGCAGGTGCCCCTGGAGCAGGTGGCCACTGTTGAGCTGCGCGAAGGACCCAACCAGATTCAGCGCGACGACGCTAAGCGGCGCATCAGCGTGGCCTTCAACGTGCGGGGCCGCGACGTGGAAACCGTGGTCGAGGAGCTGCAGGGCAAAATAGACCGCCAGCTCAAGTTCGCCCCCGGCTACTACACCACCTACGGCGGCCAGTTCGAGAACCTGCGCCAGGCCACTGACCGCCTGAGCGTGGCCGTGCCGGTGGCGCTGGTGCTCATCTTCGTGCTGCTATTTTTCACCTTCCGCTCCTTCAAGCAGTCGGTGATGATTTTTACGGCCATTCCGCTCTCGGCCATCGGGGGCATCGCGGCCCTGTGGCTGCGCGGGATGCCGTTCAGCATCTCGGCAGGGGTAGGCTTTATTGCTCTGTTCGGGGTGGCCGTGCTTAATGGCATCGTGCTCATCGGCTACTTCAACCAGCTCAAGGCCGAAGGGGTAAACGACCTAATGGAGCGCATTCTGCGCGGCACCGAAGTGCGCCTGCGCCCGGTGCTGATGACGGCCACCGTGGCTTCGCTCGGCTTCCTGCCCATGGCCCTCGCCACCTCGGCCGGAGCCGAAGTGCAGCGCCCGCTGGCCACTGTGGTTATTGGCGGGCTGGTGTCGGCCACGCTGCTCACGCTACTGGTGCTGCCGGTGCTCTACGCCCTGTCCGAACGCGTGAAAGCCGGCGGCCCCCCTGAGGAACCGCAGCCCACCGCTACCCTGGCTGCCCCCGCGAAAAGCCTGCCCGTGGCCCCGGTGCTGCTTCTGTTGCTGCTCGGCCTGCCCCTGCCGGGCCGGGCGCAGGGTCCGCTCACCGCCGCGCAGGCCGTGAGCCAGGCCCTGCAAACCAACGGCACCGTACTGGCCGGCCAGCGCGCCCTCGAAGCCCAGCAGGCCATTCGCCGCACGGCCTACGACTTCGGCCGCACCACGCTCACCGGCAGCTACGGGCAGTACAACTCCCTGAACCGCGACAACCAGTTTACCCTCACCCAGTCGCTGGCCCTGCCCGGCGTGTACCGCAGCGCCGCCGGCCTGGCCGACTCCCGCATTGCCGGCCAGCAGGCACAGCTACAACAGGTGCAGGCCGAGCTGCGCCGGCAGGTACGCCTGAGCTACGAGCAGGCCGTGCACGCCCGCCACCGCCTGCGGGTGCTGCGGGGCCAGGACAGCCTCTACTCGGAATTTCTGCGCTCGGCCAACCTGCGCTTCAAGACCGGCGAGGCGGCCCGGCTCGAACCCGCCACGGCCCTGGTGCAGCAGGGCGAAGTCCGCACCCAGCTGCGGGCGGCCCGCATCGACTTCCGGGTGGCCCAGCGCCAACTGCAGGCGCTGCTGCAAGTGCCGGCCGCCGTCGCCCTGGCCGACAGCGTGCTCCGGCCGCTCGCGCTGCTGGGGGCCGCCCAGCTGGCCGACACCACGGCCCCGGCCCGGGCCGATACGCTGCTGCAGCGCACCAACCCGCAGGCGCGGGTGCTGGCCCAGCAGGTGGCCGAGCGCCGCGCCGAAACCCGGGTGGCGCAGGCGGCCGGGCTGCCCGAGTTCACCGTGGGCTACTTCAACCAGAGCATCATCGGCTACCAGCGCCTCGACGCGGCCGGCACCGAACGCTACTTTGGCGGCGGCGCTCGCTTTCAGGGCGTGCAGGCCGGGGTGGCCGTGCCGCTGTGGCGGCGGCCCCAGAAAGCGCGGGTACAGGCAGCCCGCCTGCAGGAGCAGGTGGCCCAGGCCGGCTACGAGCGCTACCGGGCTGAGCTGGCCGGCCAGCTCGATGAGCTGCTGCTGCGGCGCAGCGAGCAGCAGCAGCGCCTGGCCTACTTCGAAAGCACCGCTCTGCCGCAGGCCACGATTATCACCCGCCTGTCCACCATCGCCTACAAGGCCGGCGAAACCGGCTACTCCGAATACCTGCTCAACCTGGAGCGCACCCGCCGCCTGCGCCTCGACTACCTCGACGCGCTGCTGCAACACAACCAGACCATTATCGAGCTGGAATACCTCCTGGGTAGCCAGTAG